One window of the Thermasporomyces composti genome contains the following:
- a CDS encoding glycosyltransferase family 4 protein encodes MGRTLVVTNDFPTRQGGIEAFVLALCERMPASEVVVYTASMPGDRAFDATLPFPVVRDPAGTLLPTPMVARRTSEVLRSEGCDRVLFGAAAPLGLLADSLRRSGAERIVALTHGHETWWARVPGARRALRRIGRATDTLTYLGEYTRSIIARALAPEDAARMVRLTPGVDVNTFRPGSGGEIVRKRLGIAPERPVVVCVARLTERKGQDVLIRSWPHVVRQVPDALLLIVGDGPHRSALERLVDAEGMRSHVMFAGAVPWSEIPPYFDAGDVFAMPCRTRLGGLEPEALGIVFLEAQASGLPVVVGDSGGAPDAVQHGKTGYVVDPYNPVAVAAKITRLLTDREHARAMGAAGRAWVRECWTWDSSVARLRELLGYPTS; translated from the coding sequence GTGGGCCGCACCCTCGTCGTCACCAACGACTTCCCGACCCGTCAGGGCGGTATCGAGGCGTTCGTTCTCGCCCTGTGCGAGCGCATGCCCGCGTCCGAGGTCGTGGTCTACACCGCCTCGATGCCAGGTGACCGGGCCTTCGACGCCACGTTGCCGTTCCCGGTCGTCCGCGACCCCGCGGGCACTCTCCTCCCGACCCCGATGGTGGCTCGGCGGACCAGCGAGGTGCTGCGGTCCGAAGGCTGCGACCGGGTCCTGTTTGGCGCGGCCGCGCCGCTGGGCTTGCTCGCCGACTCGCTGCGCCGTTCCGGTGCCGAACGCATCGTCGCGTTGACGCACGGCCACGAGACGTGGTGGGCGCGCGTCCCCGGCGCCAGGCGGGCCCTCCGTCGGATCGGTCGGGCCACCGACACGCTCACGTACTTGGGCGAGTACACCCGCTCGATCATCGCTCGCGCGCTGGCGCCGGAGGACGCCGCGCGCATGGTGCGCTTGACGCCCGGAGTCGACGTCAACACCTTCCGCCCAGGCAGCGGCGGGGAGATCGTCCGGAAGCGTCTGGGGATCGCGCCGGAGAGGCCGGTGGTGGTCTGCGTGGCTCGCCTCACCGAGCGCAAGGGCCAGGACGTCCTGATCCGGTCGTGGCCGCACGTCGTGCGTCAGGTACCCGACGCGCTGCTGCTGATCGTCGGCGATGGTCCGCACCGCTCGGCGCTGGAGCGCCTGGTGGACGCCGAGGGGATGCGGTCGCACGTGATGTTCGCGGGAGCGGTCCCGTGGAGTGAGATCCCGCCGTACTTCGACGCCGGTGACGTCTTCGCGATGCCCTGCCGTACACGTCTCGGCGGGCTGGAGCCGGAGGCGCTGGGCATCGTGTTCCTCGAGGCGCAGGCGTCCGGGCTGCCCGTCGTGGTCGGTGACTCTGGTGGTGCGCCGGACGCCGTCCAGCACGGGAAGACGGGATACGTCGTGGACCCGTACAACCCGGTCGCCGTCGCCGCCAAGATCACCCGGCTGCTCACCGACCGCGAGCACGCCCGCGCCATGGGCGCCGCCGGCCGGGCCTGGGTCCGTGAGTGCTGGACATGGGACTCCTCGGTGGCGCGGCTGAGGGAGCTCCTGGGTTACCCGACGAGCTGA
- a CDS encoding M48 family metalloprotease, with the protein MDQRGRRRAHACLAMGMVLTVGVALVLLTPWRLSDDGTAVTVPRLPLTADFTPAEIEASRRLQRLIQPPAYLTTVASTVLLALLGLTGWGSRLCAVVTRGVRVWWVRVALGSLALLVVVRLAVLPFDVWLELARRHVDASTHGWGAWARDLAAGFALVCAVVVALLLTLVGLARRFPRWWCVPAAVLAGLAVAVGSAVYPVVVEPLQYRFTPLPPGGLRSSLLELAERDGIQLTEVLVADASRRTTRVNAYVSGVGPTWRLVLYDTLLEQATPEQIRLIVAHELGHARRHDVARGTALGALAAVAGVVVLGYLLDSRWLTRRARVRSAADPRAVALVLALVAVGALVAAPIHNLVSRRVEARADVHALDLTRDPAGYARVHRWLAVTNRSDLEPSPVLFGWFATHPAPPHRLGVVRWWVAHRGEPQIPALAGQ; encoded by the coding sequence GTGGACCAACGGGGGAGACGTCGGGCACACGCGTGCCTGGCCATGGGCATGGTGCTCACCGTCGGTGTGGCGCTCGTCCTCCTCACCCCGTGGCGGCTGTCCGACGATGGCACGGCGGTGACCGTGCCGCGGCTTCCGCTGACCGCGGACTTCACCCCTGCGGAGATCGAGGCCAGCAGGCGGCTCCAGCGCCTCATCCAGCCGCCGGCCTACCTCACAACCGTCGCGTCGACGGTGCTCCTCGCGCTCCTCGGCCTCACTGGCTGGGGCAGCCGGCTGTGCGCCGTCGTCACCCGCGGCGTTCGGGTGTGGTGGGTGCGCGTGGCACTGGGCTCCCTCGCTCTGCTGGTCGTGGTCCGGCTGGCGGTCCTTCCCTTCGATGTCTGGTTGGAGCTGGCGCGGCGACACGTGGACGCGTCGACCCATGGCTGGGGGGCGTGGGCCCGCGACCTCGCCGCCGGGTTCGCGCTCGTCTGCGCGGTCGTGGTCGCTCTCCTGCTCACGCTCGTGGGCCTGGCTCGACGGTTCCCGCGGTGGTGGTGCGTGCCCGCCGCCGTCCTCGCTGGTCTGGCCGTGGCGGTCGGCTCGGCCGTCTATCCGGTCGTCGTCGAGCCGCTTCAGTACCGGTTCACCCCGTTGCCTCCCGGCGGCTTGCGGTCGTCTCTCCTCGAGCTCGCCGAACGGGATGGAATCCAACTCACCGAGGTGCTCGTCGCGGACGCGTCGCGGCGGACCACCAGGGTCAACGCCTACGTGTCCGGTGTCGGCCCGACCTGGCGGCTGGTGCTGTACGACACGTTGCTCGAGCAGGCGACGCCGGAGCAGATCCGGTTGATCGTCGCTCATGAGCTCGGCCATGCTCGCCGACACGACGTCGCGCGCGGGACCGCGCTCGGCGCACTCGCCGCGGTGGCCGGTGTGGTCGTGCTCGGGTATCTGCTCGACAGTCGGTGGCTCACCCGTCGAGCCCGGGTGCGCTCGGCCGCTGACCCGCGCGCGGTGGCGCTCGTGCTCGCCCTCGTGGCTGTCGGCGCGCTCGTGGCGGCGCCGATCCACAACCTGGTGTCCCGCCGGGTGGAGGCGCGGGCGGATGTCCACGCTCTGGACCTCACCCGCGATCCCGCCGGCTACGCGCGCGTGCACCGGTGGCTGGCCGTCACGAACCGCAGTGACCTGGAACCGTCACCCGTGCTGTTCGGGTGGTTCGCCACGCACCCGGCCCCGCCGCATCGACTCGGCGTGGTCCGGTGGTGGGTCGCGCACCGCGGCGAGCCGCAGATTCCCGCGCTCGCCGGACAGTGA
- a CDS encoding NlpC/P60 family protein — translation MSNRRKRRALLALGSATLAVAVGLPGSSHADPTPSIDEVRKQVDRLYHQAELMAERANELEDQMAVIKRRVKTLDADVERQETRLAELRGAIGQYAAAEYRSGGLDPTVRLLVADDPDEFLAQMTSAKAFAGQQGDLLRRLQAEQKRLAEQKAMREAELERYRRASEAAEKRMKVARSKAAKAKALLERLTEEERRRLREQEERERARDRSSRGGGDRLPPPPPGSGRGAIALNFARAQLGEPYVFGAAGPDAWDCSGLTMMAWRQAGVSLPHSSRQQYAVSRKISQSELRPGDLVFFYSDLHHVGIYAGDGMIIHAPRPGKVVEYIPMRYMPYAGAGRPG, via the coding sequence GTGTCGAACCGTCGCAAGCGACGTGCTCTGCTCGCGCTGGGGTCCGCCACGCTGGCGGTGGCCGTTGGTCTTCCCGGCTCAAGTCACGCCGATCCCACCCCGAGCATCGACGAGGTTCGCAAGCAGGTCGACCGTCTTTACCATCAGGCCGAGTTGATGGCCGAACGAGCCAACGAGCTCGAAGACCAGATGGCCGTCATCAAGCGGCGTGTGAAAACCCTCGACGCCGACGTCGAGCGGCAGGAAACCAGACTGGCTGAGCTTCGGGGGGCCATCGGCCAGTACGCCGCAGCCGAGTATCGCTCCGGCGGTCTGGATCCCACGGTGCGGTTGCTCGTCGCCGACGATCCTGACGAGTTCTTGGCCCAGATGACCTCGGCCAAGGCGTTCGCCGGGCAACAGGGTGACCTCTTGCGCCGGCTACAGGCCGAGCAGAAGCGCCTCGCGGAGCAGAAGGCGATGCGCGAGGCGGAACTGGAGCGCTACCGCCGGGCGAGCGAGGCCGCCGAGAAGCGCATGAAGGTGGCGCGGAGCAAGGCGGCCAAGGCGAAGGCGCTCCTCGAACGGCTGACCGAAGAGGAGCGGCGGCGACTTCGGGAGCAGGAAGAACGGGAGCGCGCGCGTGACCGTTCGTCCCGGGGAGGAGGCGACCGGCTTCCACCGCCCCCGCCAGGGAGCGGTCGCGGAGCGATCGCGCTCAACTTCGCCCGTGCCCAGCTCGGTGAGCCGTACGTGTTCGGCGCCGCCGGCCCGGACGCGTGGGACTGCTCGGGTCTGACAATGATGGCCTGGCGTCAGGCCGGGGTGTCCCTCCCGCACTCCTCGCGCCAGCAGTACGCCGTCTCACGCAAGATCTCGCAGTCGGAGCTTCGGCCTGGCGACCTGGTGTTCTTCTACAGCGACCTGCACCACGTCGGGATCTACGCCGGCGACGGCATGATCATCCACGCGCCTCGCCCGGGGAAGGTCGTCGAGTACATCCCCATGCGGTATATGCCCTACGCGGGGGCGGGTCGCCCGGGCTGA
- a CDS encoding NYN domain-containing protein has translation MSSEAAGSEETGEDVLSRPLPDQVRQRIVALASGAIDELEVAELPAGLRPFARFAPARRVRLAATPIAVAVDRDPNFRHRVADRLRRGMPDLAEAIREGRRPAAADPFDVVAAAYLLRPPGWTAVAEDVLEQLERESAAQASDREAETVARLREQLAAVREAARHERERLKAELAAVKEENATLRRTVRQARDRARSAEETAAQHARLLEEVQEKAAADVARAEAEVRRLRARLADAEMALESARRAVRESRDVASARLRLLLDTLVDAAQGLRRELALPPVRSRPADIVEATEPAPGPAVSRPEDAVSLELLLGLPQVHLVVDGYNVTKTAWPTLPLETQRSRLVTALGGVVAQTGAEVTCVFDGAQVTTPPQLSVPRGVRVRFSPAGVSADEVIRQIAAAEPPGRPVVVVSSDREVAEGVRRFGARPRPASELVRLLAR, from the coding sequence GTGAGCAGCGAAGCAGCCGGATCGGAGGAGACGGGCGAAGACGTCCTCTCCCGGCCGTTGCCGGACCAGGTTCGGCAACGGATCGTGGCTCTCGCCTCGGGCGCGATCGACGAGCTCGAGGTGGCGGAGCTTCCGGCTGGGCTGCGTCCATTCGCGAGGTTTGCTCCAGCGCGCCGGGTCCGGCTGGCTGCGACGCCGATCGCGGTCGCCGTGGATCGGGACCCGAACTTCCGTCACCGTGTGGCGGATCGGCTCCGACGCGGCATGCCCGATCTCGCCGAGGCGATCCGGGAAGGACGCCGACCGGCGGCTGCGGACCCGTTCGACGTGGTGGCGGCGGCCTATCTGTTGCGGCCGCCGGGGTGGACCGCGGTGGCTGAGGACGTCCTCGAGCAGCTCGAGCGGGAGAGCGCCGCGCAGGCCAGTGACCGGGAGGCGGAGACTGTCGCGCGTCTCCGTGAGCAGCTGGCGGCGGTCCGGGAGGCCGCTCGCCACGAACGCGAGCGACTCAAGGCGGAGCTCGCCGCGGTGAAGGAGGAGAACGCCACGCTCCGCCGCACTGTCCGGCAGGCGCGAGACCGAGCCCGCAGCGCAGAGGAAACGGCCGCCCAGCACGCTCGACTCCTCGAGGAGGTGCAGGAGAAGGCCGCCGCCGACGTCGCGCGCGCTGAGGCGGAGGTTCGGCGGCTGCGGGCGCGGCTCGCTGACGCCGAGATGGCGCTGGAGTCGGCGCGCCGGGCAGTGCGGGAGAGTCGTGACGTCGCGAGCGCCCGGTTGCGGCTCCTGCTCGACACACTGGTGGATGCGGCACAGGGGCTGCGCCGTGAGTTGGCGCTGCCGCCGGTGCGGTCGCGGCCAGCCGACATCGTGGAGGCGACCGAGCCTGCCCCCGGTCCGGCGGTATCCAGGCCCGAGGACGCCGTGTCTTTGGAGCTTCTGCTCGGGCTGCCACAGGTCCATCTCGTCGTGGACGGCTACAACGTGACGAAGACGGCCTGGCCGACCCTGCCGTTGGAGACGCAGCGCAGTCGGCTGGTGACCGCGCTGGGAGGTGTGGTGGCGCAGACCGGCGCGGAGGTCACCTGTGTCTTCGACGGCGCACAGGTGACGACGCCACCCCAGCTCTCGGTGCCGAGAGGCGTTCGCGTCCGATTCAGCCCAGCGGGGGTGAGCGCCGACGAGGTGATTCGGCAGATCGCCGCGGCGGAGCCGCCTGGACGGCCGGTGGTGGTGGTCTCGAGCGACCGTGAGGTCGCCGAGGGAGTTCGCCGTTTCGGGGCCCGTCCGAGACCGGCCTCGGAACTCGTCCGCCTTCTCGCGCGGTAG
- a CDS encoding class I SAM-dependent methyltransferase, which translates to MSTKNRAKLLYQVQYAARNPGKIPGYLRRLSRDLILRARYRDHVSYYRAVMKSDAAKSPEAAVGSKSHERWLALGQMQFDYLIEHGLKPGDRMLEIGCGNLRAGRLFIDYLEPGHYYGIDISPDILLAAQETIVRYGLQDKMPYLTPVSDLRFSFLPDHYFTVVHAHSVFSHSPIEVIDECLAHVGRVMAPDGFFDFTFDRTEGEEHHVLREDFYYRTETLIALAERHGLRARFMEDWEKRPHGQSKIRVTHR; encoded by the coding sequence GTGAGCACCAAGAACCGCGCGAAGCTGCTCTACCAGGTCCAGTACGCCGCCCGAAACCCGGGCAAGATTCCGGGCTACCTGCGGCGACTCAGCCGCGACCTCATCCTTCGCGCCCGGTACCGCGATCACGTGAGCTACTACCGCGCGGTCATGAAGTCGGACGCCGCGAAAAGCCCTGAGGCCGCCGTCGGCAGCAAGTCCCACGAGCGTTGGCTCGCCCTCGGCCAGATGCAGTTCGACTACCTCATCGAGCACGGCCTCAAGCCCGGCGACCGCATGCTGGAGATCGGCTGCGGGAACCTCCGAGCCGGCCGGTTGTTCATCGACTACCTCGAACCGGGCCACTACTACGGGATCGACATCTCCCCCGACATTCTCCTGGCAGCGCAGGAGACCATCGTTCGGTACGGGCTGCAGGACAAGATGCCGTACCTCACGCCGGTCAGCGACCTGCGCTTCTCGTTCCTGCCCGACCACTACTTCACCGTCGTCCACGCGCACAGCGTCTTCTCTCACTCGCCGATCGAGGTCATCGACGAGTGCCTGGCACACGTCGGACGAGTGATGGCTCCCGACGGCTTCTTCGACTTCACCTTCGACCGCACCGAGGGCGAGGAGCACCACGTGCTGCGCGAGGACTTCTACTACCGGACCGAGACCCTCATCGCCCTCGCCGAGCGTCACGGGTTGCGGGCGCGCTTCATGGAGGACTGGGAGAAGCGTCCGCACGGCCAGTCCAAGATCCGCGTCACGCACCGCTAG
- a CDS encoding DEDD exonuclease domain-containing protein, whose protein sequence is MTVEATFASPRSGGPPVGVQTSFDELGTPLREVTFCVVDLETTGGNPDSAGITEIGAVKVRGGEVLGEFQTLVNPGAAIPPFIAVLTGITDAMVASAPTVNEVLPTFLEFARGCVLVAHNAPFDVGFLRAAADAAGYRWPSFNVIDTARLARRVLTRDDAPNCKLATLAAYFKSPTTPTHRALADARATVDVLHGLLERLGSLGVHTLEELSTFSSRVSPAQRRKRHLADKLPHAPGIYLFTDDRGRVLYVGKSKDLRTRVRSYFTASETRSRMGEMLNLAADVIGIECATPLEAEVRELRLIAAHKPRYNRRSRFPERASWLKVTVEPFPRLSLVRDVKADGATYLGPFGSRRVAEQAIAALHEAFPIRQCTQRLSRSPGRGSACVLAEMGRCVAPCVGTVDVAAYAVHVEAVRRAITTDPSPVIEAITRRIRVLAEQQRYEEAIVHRDRMAAFVRSAARTQRLAALARCPEVVAARRLPDGGWEAHVIRYGRLAGAGVVPPGSPARAGIAVITASAETVEPPPPPRPAATAEETERILAWLEQPGVRLVELSGEWSCPVAGAESRIAWLDTAYDWREGHVDDSRGLRPGQSPLRP, encoded by the coding sequence ATGACCGTCGAGGCGACGTTCGCGTCCCCACGTAGCGGCGGCCCACCCGTCGGTGTTCAGACCAGCTTCGACGAGCTCGGCACCCCGCTGCGCGAGGTCACCTTCTGTGTGGTCGACCTCGAGACCACCGGCGGCAACCCCGACAGCGCGGGTATCACCGAGATCGGAGCGGTCAAGGTCCGAGGAGGCGAGGTCCTCGGCGAGTTCCAGACGCTCGTCAACCCGGGCGCCGCGATCCCGCCGTTCATCGCGGTCCTCACCGGCATCACCGACGCGATGGTCGCGAGCGCACCCACGGTGAACGAGGTCCTTCCCACGTTCTTGGAGTTCGCGCGTGGGTGTGTGCTCGTGGCCCACAATGCTCCCTTCGACGTGGGTTTCCTGCGCGCCGCCGCCGACGCCGCCGGCTACCGTTGGCCGTCGTTCAACGTCATCGACACCGCCCGACTCGCCCGCCGGGTGCTCACCAGGGACGACGCCCCCAACTGCAAGCTCGCCACGCTCGCCGCCTACTTCAAGTCGCCGACCACCCCGACACACCGAGCCCTCGCCGACGCACGCGCGACCGTCGACGTGCTCCACGGCCTGCTGGAGCGCCTCGGATCACTCGGCGTCCACACGTTGGAGGAGCTGTCGACGTTCAGCTCCCGGGTCTCCCCCGCCCAGCGTCGCAAGCGCCACCTGGCCGACAAGCTCCCCCACGCACCCGGCATCTACCTGTTCACCGACGACCGCGGACGGGTCCTCTACGTCGGGAAGTCCAAGGACCTGCGCACGCGAGTGCGGAGCTACTTCACCGCGTCCGAGACCAGGTCCCGGATGGGCGAGATGCTCAACCTCGCCGCCGACGTCATCGGTATCGAGTGCGCCACGCCCCTCGAAGCCGAGGTTCGGGAGCTGCGGCTCATCGCGGCGCACAAGCCTCGTTACAACCGGCGATCTCGTTTTCCTGAGCGGGCGAGCTGGCTGAAGGTCACCGTCGAGCCCTTTCCTCGACTGTCCCTCGTTCGCGACGTGAAAGCCGACGGGGCCACCTACTTGGGTCCCTTCGGCTCCCGCCGAGTCGCCGAGCAAGCGATCGCAGCCCTCCACGAGGCGTTCCCTATTCGCCAATGCACCCAACGGCTGTCCCGCTCTCCAGGACGTGGTTCCGCGTGCGTCCTCGCGGAGATGGGCCGGTGCGTCGCGCCGTGTGTCGGCACCGTCGATGTCGCGGCGTACGCCGTGCATGTCGAGGCGGTGCGCCGCGCCATCACCACCGATCCCAGCCCTGTCATCGAGGCGATCACCCGTCGGATCCGGGTCTTGGCGGAGCAACAGCGCTACGAGGAGGCCATCGTGCACCGCGACCGGATGGCGGCCTTCGTGCGTTCGGCCGCGCGCACACAACGGCTGGCCGCTCTCGCTCGCTGTCCGGAGGTGGTGGCCGCACGACGTCTGCCCGACGGGGGATGGGAGGCGCACGTCATTCGGTACGGCCGGCTCGCCGGCGCCGGCGTGGTGCCTCCCGGGTCACCGGCACGCGCCGGCATCGCGGTCATCACCGCTTCCGCGGAGACCGTCGAACCGCCACCACCCCCTCGACCGGCCGCCACGGCTGAGGAAACCGAACGGATCCTCGCCTGGTTGGAGCAACCCGGCGTCCGTCTTGTGGAGCTGTCCGGCGAGTGGAGCTGTCCGGTCGCCGGAGCGGAGAGCCGGATCGCGTGGCTGGACACCGCCTACGACTGGCGTGAGGGGCACGTGGACGACTCGCGGGGACTGCGTCCCGGCCAGTCGCCGCTCCGCCCGTGA
- a CDS encoding Lrp/AsnC family transcriptional regulator has translation MITAIVFVQADVARIPEVAQQIAELDGVSEVYSVTGDIDLIAMVRVREHEEIATVVADRLNKVPGVLATETHIAFRAYSRHDLEAAFSLGLDES, from the coding sequence GTGATCACGGCGATCGTGTTCGTGCAAGCAGACGTGGCACGCATCCCCGAGGTGGCCCAGCAGATCGCCGAACTCGACGGTGTGAGCGAGGTCTACTCCGTGACCGGAGACATCGACCTCATCGCCATGGTGCGCGTGCGCGAGCACGAGGAGATCGCCACCGTGGTCGCCGACCGCCTCAACAAGGTCCCGGGTGTCCTGGCCACCGAGACCCACATCGCGTTCCGCGCCTACTCCCGGCATGACCTGGAGGCCGCTTTCAGCCTCGGCCTGGACGAGTCCTGA
- the trpD gene encoding anthranilate phosphoribosyltransferase, with protein MADQPALTWPSVLNHLLKGADLTSEQASWAMGQILSGDATPAQVAGFMIALRMKGETVQEVEGFVEAMYAHATTIDVPGRSVDIVGTGGDGAHTVNISTMAALVAAGAGAQVVKHGNRAASSRCGAADLIEALGVPLDLEPSRVAEIASETGITFCFAPRFHPAMRHAAQPRRELGVPTTFNVLGPMCNPARPQAQAVGVADRKLAALVAGVFAARGVDALVFRGDDGLDELTTTTTSSIWVVRDGTITEERFDPADLGIPRATPEELRGGDVSHNVEVCRRLLAGESGPVRDAVLLNAAAALAVFEPSDASLSERLAAAYERARQSLDEGQAAAVLERWLAAATR; from the coding sequence ATGGCAGACCAGCCGGCCTTGACGTGGCCGTCCGTGCTGAACCACCTGCTCAAGGGTGCGGACTTGACGAGCGAGCAGGCGTCCTGGGCGATGGGTCAGATTCTGTCGGGCGACGCCACGCCGGCGCAGGTGGCCGGCTTCATGATCGCCTTGCGGATGAAGGGCGAGACGGTCCAGGAAGTCGAGGGTTTCGTCGAGGCGATGTACGCGCACGCCACGACGATCGACGTCCCAGGCCGCTCCGTCGACATCGTGGGCACGGGCGGTGACGGAGCCCACACGGTCAACATCTCGACGATGGCGGCGTTGGTGGCGGCCGGCGCGGGCGCTCAGGTCGTCAAGCATGGCAACCGGGCCGCGTCGTCACGCTGCGGTGCGGCCGACCTGATCGAGGCCCTGGGCGTGCCTCTCGATCTCGAGCCGAGCCGGGTGGCCGAGATCGCGAGTGAGACGGGTATCACGTTCTGCTTCGCGCCCCGCTTCCACCCAGCGATGCGTCACGCAGCCCAGCCACGGCGTGAGCTCGGTGTCCCGACCACGTTCAACGTCCTCGGGCCGATGTGTAACCCGGCGCGTCCCCAGGCGCAGGCGGTCGGTGTGGCGGACCGGAAGCTGGCCGCGCTGGTGGCCGGTGTCTTCGCGGCGCGTGGCGTCGACGCCCTGGTGTTCCGGGGTGATGACGGCCTCGACGAGCTCACCACCACCACGACGTCGAGCATCTGGGTGGTGCGGGACGGCACGATCACCGAGGAGCGCTTCGACCCGGCCGACCTCGGGATTCCGCGTGCGACCCCCGAGGAACTCCGAGGTGGTGACGTTTCTCACAACGTGGAGGTTTGTCGGCGCCTCCTGGCAGGCGAGTCCGGGCCCGTCCGGGACGCGGTGCTGCTCAACGCCGCCGCCGCCCTGGCGGTCTTCGAGCCCTCGGACGCCTCCTTGTCCGAGCGTCTGGCCGCCGCGTACGAGCGGGCTCGCCAGTCGCTGGACGAGGGCCAGGCAGCCGCGGTCCTCGAGCGTTGGCTCGCCGCTGCCACGAGGTAG
- a CDS encoding cytochrome c oxidase subunit 3, with translation MGTIVWLASELMFFAALFAAYFTIRAVSPELWAQETAKLNIPFAAFNTTVLVLSSVTCQMGVFAAERGQVGRQGGLLNVARWGLREWFVLTYVMGAFFIGGQAYEYAALISEGVTLSSSAYGSVFYLTTGFHGLHVTGGLIAFLLVLGRTFVARRFTHEQAISAIVVSYYWHFVDVVWIGLFASIYLIQ, from the coding sequence GTGGGGACGATCGTGTGGCTGGCAAGCGAACTCATGTTCTTCGCCGCTCTCTTCGCGGCGTACTTCACCATCCGGGCGGTGTCCCCGGAGCTATGGGCCCAGGAGACGGCGAAGCTCAATATCCCCTTCGCCGCCTTCAACACGACCGTGCTGGTGCTGTCGTCGGTGACGTGCCAGATGGGCGTGTTCGCCGCTGAGCGCGGCCAGGTCGGTCGGCAAGGCGGCCTGCTCAACGTGGCCCGTTGGGGACTGCGCGAGTGGTTCGTCCTCACCTACGTCATGGGCGCGTTCTTCATCGGCGGCCAGGCGTATGAGTATGCCGCGCTGATCTCCGAGGGCGTCACCTTGTCGTCATCGGCGTACGGCTCGGTGTTCTACCTCACGACCGGCTTCCACGGTCTCCACGTGACCGGCGGGCTCATCGCGTTCCTGCTGGTCCTCGGTCGTACGTTCGTGGCCCGACGGTTCACTCACGAGCAGGCCATCAGCGCGATCGTTGTGTCCTACTACTGGCACTTCGTCGACGTGGTCTGGATCGGGCTTTTCGCAAGTATCTACCTCATTCAGTAG
- a CDS encoding c-type cytochrome produces the protein MSRVLSAHRRHRFAGGAVLLVTLVGFGGVYALASPPSQASEKAAQSTQIEEGRKLFAVSCSSCHGLDAQGTERGPSLIGVGAAAVDFQVGTGRMPAQNPAVQVPRKPPAFDEEETAALAAYVASLGPGPAVPSREDYDPEGLTDAEIAEGGELFRTNCASCHNVVGKGGALTWGRYAPNIQGVSPKHVYEAMLTGPQNMPVFADSVLTPEDKRKVIGYLDAVQSQPKQGGFTLGSMGPVTEGLAAWLGGIGVLVLIAIWIAAKTAKGKGAQAR, from the coding sequence TTGAGCCGAGTGCTGTCCGCCCACCGGCGGCACCGCTTCGCCGGTGGAGCGGTGCTGCTCGTCACCCTCGTGGGCTTCGGTGGCGTCTACGCGCTTGCCTCGCCGCCGTCCCAGGCGTCCGAGAAGGCCGCGCAGTCGACGCAGATCGAGGAAGGCCGCAAGCTCTTCGCGGTGAGCTGCTCCTCCTGCCACGGGCTCGACGCCCAGGGCACCGAGCGCGGTCCCAGCCTCATCGGTGTCGGCGCGGCTGCCGTCGACTTCCAGGTAGGCACCGGTCGGATGCCGGCGCAGAACCCGGCGGTGCAGGTGCCGAGGAAGCCGCCGGCGTTCGACGAGGAGGAGACCGCTGCGCTCGCCGCCTACGTCGCCTCCCTCGGGCCTGGCCCCGCGGTGCCATCCCGCGAGGACTACGACCCGGAGGGACTGACGGACGCGGAGATCGCCGAGGGCGGTGAGCTGTTCCGCACCAACTGCGCGAGCTGCCACAACGTCGTCGGCAAGGGCGGCGCCCTCACCTGGGGCCGCTACGCCCCCAACATCCAAGGCGTGAGCCCCAAGCACGTCTACGAGGCGATGCTGACCGGCCCGCAGAACATGCCGGTCTTCGCCGACTCGGTCCTCACCCCTGAGGACAAGCGCAAGGTGATCGGCTACCTGGATGCCGTGCAGTCCCAGCCCAAGCAGGGTGGCTTCACCCTCGGCAGCATGGGTCCGGTCACCGAGGGTCTCGCCGCTTGGCTGGGCGGCATCGGCGTCCTCGTCCTCATCGCCATCTGGATTGCCGCGAAGACCGCCAAAGGAAAGGGAGCGCAGGCGAGATGA